A genomic stretch from Rhinatrema bivittatum chromosome 9, aRhiBiv1.1, whole genome shotgun sequence includes:
- the TMEM168 gene encoding transmembrane protein 168 isoform X2 → MQKLLGLWLKVTEVPEEHSLEDRISQSSNGIFMSVFLMVLPLESMAHGLFHELGNCLGGTCVGYAVVIPTSFCSPDGQPTLLPPEHVQELNLKSTGMLNAIQRFFAYHMVETYGCDYSTSGFTFDALHSKLKSFLELRTADGPRHDTYIIYYSGHSHSSGEWALAGGDTLRFDSLLEWWREKNTALCSRLIVVLDSEHAQPWVKEVRKVGDQYIAVQGAELSKVVDIEEADAPQLGDFTREWVEYNTNPDNNISWSEKGRTVKAVYGVSKRWSDYTLHLPTGSDVAKHWMIYFPRITYPLVHLAIWCGSLNLFWACKACFRCLKRLKMSWFLPAVLDTGQGFKLVKS, encoded by the exons tCTTCTAATGGAATCTTTATGAGTGTGTTCCTGATGGTTTTACCGCTGGAATCTATGGCTCATGGGCTTTTCCATGAACTGGGCAACTGTTTGGGTGGAACATGTGTTGGATATGCTGTTGTGATTCCTACCAGTTTTTGCAG TCCCGATGGCCAACCAACCCTACTTCCTCCAGAGCATGTACAGGAGCTAAACCTGAAGTCTACGGGCATGCTGAATGCAATCCAGAGGTTTTTTGCTTATCACATGGTAGAGACCTATGGCTGTGACTACTCTACAAGTGGCTTTACTTTTGATGCACTTCATTCCAAGCTAAAGAGTTTCCTGGAGCTCCGGACAGCCGATGGGCCTAGACATGATACTTACATTATATACTATAGTGGGCACTCCCATAGCAGTGGAGAATGGGCGCTAGCAG GTGGTGATACACTACGCTTTGATTCACTCTTAGAATGGTGGCGGGAGAAGAACACTGCGTTGTGTTCTCGGCTTATCGTTGTACTtgactctgagcatgctcagccctGGGTTAAAGAAGTTAGAAAGGTTGGAGACCAGTACATTGCTGTGCAAGGAGCAGAATTGTCAAAAGTTGTAGACATTGAAGAAGCAGACGCTCCACAGCTGGGTGATTTTACAAGAGAATGGGTGGAATACAATACTAACCCTGACAATAACATCAGCTGGTCTGAAAAGGGGCGGACTGTGAAAGCAGTGTATGGGGTGTCCAAACGCTGGAGTGACTACACTCTGCATTTGCCAACTGGAAGTGATGTTGCCAAACACTGGATGATCTACTTCCCCCGTATTACCTATCCACTGGTACATTTAGCAATCTGGTGTGGTAGTCTGAACCTTTTCTGGGCTTGTAAGGCCTGTTTCAGATGtttaaaaaggttaaaaatgaGCTGGTTTCTTCCAGCAGTTCTGGACACAGGGCAAGGCTTTAAACTTGTCAAATCTTAA